The following coding sequences lie in one Heliangelus exortis chromosome 8, bHelExo1.hap1, whole genome shotgun sequence genomic window:
- the SEC22B gene encoding vesicle-trafficking protein SEC22b, with amino-acid sequence MVLLTMIARVADGLPLAASMQEDEQSGRDLQQYQSQAKQLFRKLNEQSPTRCTLEAGAMAFHYIIEKGVCYLVLCEAAFPKKLAFAYLEDLHSEFDEQHGKKVPTVSRPYSFIEFDTYIQKTKKLYIDSRARRNLGSINTELQDVQRIMVANIEEVLQRGEALSALDSKANNLSSLSKKYRQDAKYLNMRSTYAKLAAVAVFFIMLIVYVRFWWL; translated from the exons ATGGTGCTGCTGACGATGATCGCCCGTGTGGCGGACGGGCTCCCCTTGGCCGCCTCCATGCAGGAGGACGAGCAG TCAGGCCGTGATCTGCAGCAGTACCAGAGCCAGGCCAAGCAGCTCTTCCGCAAGCTGAACGAGCAGTCCCCCACCAGGTGTACCCTGGAAGCAGGAGCCATGGCTTTCCA CTACATCATTGAGAAAGGAGTGTGCTACCTGGTCCTGTGTGAAGCTGCATTCCCCAAGAAACTGGCCTTTGCATATCTGGAAGATTTGCATTCAGAGTTTGATGAGCAGCATGGCAAGAAGGTGCCAACAGTCTCCAGACCCTATTCCTTCATTGAATTTG ACACCTACATCCAGAAAACCAAGAAGCTCTACATCGATAGCCGGGCGAGGAGGAACCTGGGCTCCATTAACACAGAGCTGCAAGATGTGCAGAGGATTATGGTGGCCAACATTGAGGAGGTCTTACAGCGAGGAGAGGCACTTTCAG CTCTTGATTCCAAGGCCAACAACTTGTCCAGTTTGTCCAAGAAGTACCGTCAGGATGCAAAGTACCTGAACATGCGTTCCACTTACGCCAAGCTGGCAGCTGTAGCTGTGTTTTTTATCATGCTGATTGTCTACGTGAGGTTCTGGTGGCTGTGA